Proteins co-encoded in one Pseudarthrobacter chlorophenolicus A6 genomic window:
- the argF gene encoding ornithine carbamoyltransferase, giving the protein MTTATRHFLKDTDLSPAEQAEVLELAVRMKAAPYSVQPFAAEGSGRKTVAVIFDKTSTRTRVSFATGIADMGGNALIINPGEAQIGHKESVEDTAKVLERMVSTIVWRTGAHSGLVAMAENSKVPVINALCDDYHPCQLLADLLAVKEHKGELKGLTMSYLGDAANNMANSYLLAGVTAGMHVRIAGPEGYLPAAGIVAAAEARAAETGGSVLITTNAKEALQGADVVATDTWVSMGQEAEKEARLQLFRDYSVDGDAMALAAEDAVVLHCLPAYRGYEISAGVIDGPQSIVWDEAENRLHAQKALMAWLMHRSGLAVVDGLAPVEGTGESTF; this is encoded by the coding sequence GTGACCACCGCAACCCGGCACTTCCTCAAGGACACCGACCTCAGCCCCGCCGAACAGGCGGAAGTGCTGGAGCTTGCGGTCCGCATGAAAGCCGCGCCGTACAGTGTCCAGCCGTTCGCCGCCGAGGGCAGCGGACGCAAAACCGTTGCCGTCATCTTCGACAAGACCTCAACCCGTACCCGGGTCTCCTTTGCCACCGGCATCGCCGATATGGGCGGCAACGCCCTGATCATCAACCCGGGAGAGGCACAGATCGGCCACAAGGAATCGGTGGAGGACACCGCCAAGGTCCTGGAGCGCATGGTGTCCACCATCGTGTGGCGGACCGGGGCCCACTCCGGCCTGGTGGCGATGGCCGAAAATTCCAAGGTTCCGGTCATCAACGCCCTGTGCGACGACTACCACCCGTGCCAGCTGCTGGCGGACCTGCTGGCGGTCAAGGAACACAAGGGTGAACTGAAGGGGCTCACCATGAGCTACCTGGGGGACGCCGCCAACAACATGGCCAACTCCTACCTGCTGGCCGGCGTCACCGCAGGCATGCATGTCCGGATCGCCGGTCCGGAGGGCTACCTGCCGGCAGCCGGGATCGTGGCCGCCGCCGAAGCGCGCGCGGCCGAAACGGGAGGCTCGGTGCTCATCACCACCAACGCGAAGGAAGCCCTGCAGGGTGCCGACGTCGTAGCCACCGACACCTGGGTCTCGATGGGCCAGGAAGCCGAGAAGGAAGCCAGGCTCCAGCTGTTCCGCGACTACTCCGTGGACGGGGACGCCATGGCACTCGCCGCGGAAGACGCCGTCGTACTCCACTGCCTGCCCGCCTACCGCGGCTACGAAATCTCCGCCGGCGTCATTGACGGCCCGCAGTCGATCGTCTGGGACGAGGCCGAGAACCGGCTCCACGCCCAGAAGGCCCTCATGGCGTGGCTGATGCACCGGTCCGGACTGGCCGTCGTTGACGGGCTGGCCCCCGTTGAAGGCACCGGGGAGAGCACGTTCTAG
- a CDS encoding arginine repressor produces the protein MSTNPSAPGSSPATKTARLARITAILTGQSVRSQAELAALLADDGVQVTQATLSRDLVELGAVRVRGKEGALVYAVPAEGGERSARSGVSQEILDARLARLCSELLVTAEASANLVVLRTPPGAANFLALAIDHSVMPSILGTIAGDDTVLLVSRDPLGGPDLAARFLQLAEDAGQ, from the coding sequence GTGTCCACCAACCCGTCGGCGCCGGGCTCCAGCCCGGCCACCAAAACTGCCCGGCTGGCGCGCATCACTGCCATCCTCACGGGCCAGTCGGTGCGGTCACAGGCCGAGCTTGCGGCCCTGCTGGCGGACGACGGCGTACAGGTCACCCAGGCAACCCTGTCCCGGGACCTCGTGGAACTCGGCGCTGTCCGCGTCCGCGGCAAGGAAGGCGCCCTCGTCTATGCCGTACCGGCCGAGGGCGGGGAACGGTCGGCACGCAGCGGCGTAAGCCAGGAAATCCTGGACGCCAGGCTGGCCCGGCTGTGCAGCGAACTGCTGGTCACGGCCGAAGCGTCCGCCAACCTGGTGGTCCTGCGCACCCCGCCCGGGGCCGCGAACTTCCTGGCCCTGGCCATCGACCACTCGGTGATGCCGTCCATCCTGGGCACCATCGCTGGTGACGATACCGTCCTGCTGGTCTCCCGGGACCCGCTGGGCGGCCCGGACCTCGCAGCCCGCTTCCTGCAGCTGGCCGAGGACGCCGGGCAATAA
- a CDS encoding acetylornithine transaminase, whose amino-acid sequence MSKHTAAVDPAATPVAELVETTGHAGSEWLSRYSSSLMGVFGAPQRVLVRGAGCLVWDADGKEYLDLLGGIAVNALGHAHPFVTSVISSQLATLGHVSNFFTSPTQVALAEKLLELAQAPAGSKVFFSNSGTEANEAAFKLARRNTGTGDTRRTKIIALEGAFHGRTMGALALTAKEAYRTPFEPLPGGVVHIPFGDVEALKAAVDETVAAVFLEPIQGEAGVRPLPPGYLKAARELTARTGALLILDEVQTGIGRTGKWLASEDAGIMPDAVTLAKGLGGGFPIGALLTFGEQTSSLLSAGQHGTTFGGNPVATAAALATLHALESQHVLANVAAVGEHLRSALAAIPGVTEVRGEGLLIGFDLDADVAPGVVQAGLDAGFIVNSPGPRTIRLAPPLILTTAQADTFLAAFPAILQTAKDAS is encoded by the coding sequence ATGAGCAAGCACACCGCGGCGGTTGACCCTGCTGCCACCCCCGTTGCCGAACTGGTCGAAACCACCGGCCACGCCGGGTCGGAATGGCTCTCCCGCTACTCTTCATCGCTGATGGGTGTCTTCGGCGCCCCGCAGCGGGTGCTGGTCCGCGGCGCCGGCTGCCTGGTGTGGGACGCCGACGGCAAGGAATACCTTGACCTGCTCGGCGGCATCGCCGTCAATGCCCTGGGCCACGCCCACCCCTTCGTCACGTCGGTCATCTCGAGCCAGCTGGCCACGCTGGGCCACGTGTCCAACTTCTTCACCAGCCCCACCCAGGTGGCCCTGGCAGAAAAGCTGCTGGAACTGGCACAAGCACCGGCCGGGTCCAAGGTGTTCTTCAGCAACTCCGGCACCGAAGCGAACGAGGCCGCCTTCAAGCTGGCCCGCCGCAACACCGGCACCGGCGACACCAGGCGGACCAAGATCATCGCACTCGAGGGAGCTTTCCACGGCCGGACCATGGGCGCCCTCGCGCTGACGGCCAAGGAGGCATACCGGACCCCGTTCGAGCCGCTGCCCGGCGGCGTGGTGCACATCCCCTTCGGCGACGTCGAAGCGCTCAAGGCAGCTGTTGACGAAACCGTGGCAGCGGTGTTCCTGGAGCCCATCCAGGGCGAGGCCGGCGTGCGCCCGCTGCCGCCCGGCTACCTGAAGGCTGCCCGCGAGCTGACCGCCCGTACGGGTGCGCTGCTCATCCTGGACGAGGTCCAGACCGGCATTGGCCGTACCGGAAAATGGCTTGCCAGCGAAGACGCGGGCATCATGCCCGACGCCGTCACCCTGGCCAAGGGGCTGGGCGGCGGGTTCCCCATCGGGGCGCTGCTCACTTTCGGTGAGCAGACGTCGTCGCTGCTGTCCGCCGGCCAGCACGGCACCACCTTCGGCGGCAATCCGGTGGCGACGGCGGCGGCCCTCGCCACGCTGCACGCCCTGGAAAGCCAGCACGTGCTGGCCAACGTTGCCGCGGTAGGGGAACACCTGCGTTCCGCGCTGGCAGCCATTCCCGGCGTCACCGAGGTCCGGGGCGAAGGCCTGCTGATCGGTTTTGACCTCGATGCCGACGTGGCCCCCGGCGTCGTGCAGGCCGGGCTTGACGCCGGCTTCATCGTCAACAGCCCCGGGCCGCGCACCATCCGGCTGGCACCGCCGCTGATCCTCACTACGGCCCAGGCCGACACCTTCCTCGCCGCCTTCCCGGCCATCCTCCAGACAGCTAAGGACGCATCGTGA